The sequence below is a genomic window from Macaca fascicularis isolate 582-1 chromosome 3, T2T-MFA8v1.1.
GAAAAATGGAGACGCCCTGAACCAAACGAGATGGAGTAGGATATAGCAGGATATCGTGGGATCAAAGGCAAAAATCAAGATCTGTACATGCAACAAAGGATATTTCAGTTTGGTTGCAACTAAGAGGTATGGCTGGAAGTAAGGGCGGAGGTTAGATGCTGGAACACCCCAGAAATCGAACGAGTTCATACTATTAAATGAATTGCCAGCTTCATGGGACAAAAATCTATGTAGATGCATTACTCATAATCTAAATTATTTTCCCCAAAGCAAATGCATTAGATTCACATTTTATTTGGCTAAACAAATAAGAACAAAGTTTCTATACCTGAAGCATCATGTTGTACTATAGAGTTACTTTTGGAAGGAGACCCAGTGAAGTGTCAATATTATTGTCTGACTCCCACTGCAGGCTACAAAGACAGGATTTGGTCAAGGTTTTACCTTCCGGGCCTCAGCCAGTAACTTCtgtcccctccctttccttcctctcttatCTTAGCTATAGTTTGCAAGGGCCATTTCTAAGCAAGCGCTTCAAGCCAGATACTGCTTTTCCTGTTCTGCACTTTCCTTAAGGTGGGAGGCAGGGTGAGTTGGGAGGCACGGGTGAGCTGGGGAACCTTCTTCCAGACCACACCTTTCAGCAAAAAGTCATTGAAGAAAGTTTAAATTGGCTGATTTTCAGGGATACTAACTTGGACATTAGatgtaatattatttatcttCTGAAGACAAATTGGAATGGTCTGTTCTTTCTCCAGTGAGAAAAAGCTCCTGTATGGCACCAACACTGATCTTTGCCAAATTATTCTCAAATATCCCAGAGAAAGCAACTAACACAAAAAAGGCTTTGAGGTGTGGCTGAAATTTCATTTTGGAGAGGCTGTGATTGTAAATGTATTTGCCATCCTGTTAAATCTCCCCTTTTGGGTAGTTTAATTCTGGGAAGTAGACAAGAGCACTGGAAAATGCCATAAAAACAATGACCAATGTGTAACATGATCCAGATGTTTGCTCAGGTATAATCCAGCTGCTTGGCTACAAGATTTTGGGCTTGGTTTCCTGTAACATTGGCTCAAAATGTTTTGATAACACCATGTCTTTATAAGAGTAGTCACCGGAATACAATGGTAGCAATTGAATCTTTGATATTGATGGAGAGTTTAATAAGATGTCACTGTCCTGGACACGGTTCAAAGGGCACCCATGAAGTTACTTACACATTGGTTGTCCTACTCTGACAGAATAGTGGGGACATTAGCTCTTTCACAATCAGagtggcttttatttattttttaaataatttcaacatctTTAATTTTAGactcagggagtacatgtgcagatttgttacatgagtatattttgtgatgctgaggtttgaggtacaATTGATCCCGTCACCCAGGTATTGAATATAGCACCCAATAGTTCGTTTTTcaacccctccccactccctttccTTCCCGCTCTagaagtccccagtgtctactgttgctATCTTTATGCCCGTGAGTACCCAGGgtttagctctcacttgtgagaacatgcggtatttggttttctgttcctgaattaatttgcataggatgatggcctctagcttcatccatgttgctgcaaaggacatgattttaatctttttttttcctggctgcatagtattccatggtgtatatgtaccacattttctttactgagTCCACTATTAGTGAACACTTAGGACGAGTGTCCTTACTATTtcaaatagtgctgtgatgaatgtacaaatgcatttgtctttttgatagaatgatttatttccctttggatatataccccagCAATGAGAttactgagtcaaatggtagtttcgatttaagttctttgagaaatctccaaactgcttttcatagtggttgaactaattaacatTTCCAgtaacagtgtataagtgttcccttttctccacggGCTCatcaacatctgttgtttttttgacttttcagtaaTAGCACtctattttgatttgcatttctctgatgattggtgacttgttgaacatttttttgttgtgtgtgttggctgcttgtatgtcttcttttgagaagtgtctggttcatgtcctttgcccattttttaatgggattatttagtttttgcttgttcaattatttaagttccttatagattctggatattaggcttttgtcagatgcatagcttacacatattttctcccattctgtagattgtttgcttactctgttgatagtttattttgctgtgcagaagctctttagtttaattaaatcccgcTTGTcaattgcttttgttgcaattgctatTGAGGACTTAGTTATAAATTCCTTCCCAAGGCTGATGTCAGGAATGGTGTTTCCTAGCTTTTCTTCCAGGagtcttatagtttgaggtctttcatttaaatctttaatcaatttcagttaatttttgtatgtggtaaaaGATAGGggtccattttcattcttctgtgtatgGCTAATTGGttatccagcaccatttattgaatagggagtcctttccccattgcttatttttgctgactttgtcaaagatcagatggctgtacgTGTACGTTGAATGGCTTTTAAGAACATGAAGCAAAACATCCCCACTAAGCCCTTCAGATAACTGACCAGTAATAAATTAGACAGCACTAAAAATGAGAGCTATGGAAATTCACcaagaaaactgtaaaataaatagCCTTTAAAAGTGTGTTGTACTCTGCAAAAAGCATTTATTGTCAATATATTGGCTTCTCCCTTGTATCTAAATCATTAGATcgtgtttctgttttcaaattttagaagTGGACTTAAGTACTTACTGAATCTCACAAAGGTAATTATTTTTCGTTTTCATTCCTTCTTACCACAGTCCAGAGGTAAGCCTCAAGGGTCATGTTTGACTAcctataatgtaaaaataaaactgaggggAAGGAAACAcgaatttttccatttgttccacAAAAGCCATGCATAATTGTTAACGGTGACTGAACTTTGCTATCTTCTAATCACATCTCTTTGTAAAGTATCATCTTAGCAGATGATACTTTAGCAGAAGTGATTTAAAAGCAACGTAAAATTTCCTTTCTGGATAAATCAGTTACATGGACATGTAgacataaatataatattttgtacttttaatgttATGGCTTTGATAGGGAAGCAAaagttttatataatttatataataattaatattaccTTCAGGAATTGAGTTGGAAATGGATTATTTTGTGACTCTTAAATGTATAACCTAAATTATCAGACTGTACTTAATGTTTTCCTAATCATGTATCTGAAACTTACATATCCATCATAACTTATATGACTAACTCGGTGACAACCTTAGCTTGTTAAACATAAATCATTTAGGTGGAATAAAGAATACTTAAAAGCTAGAGTAATTTTTATCCAAaatttttagtataatttttCTTGCTgcaaaatatatggaaaaaatagtAATTTCTGATCCTTTATTCAGAAAATAACTTTTCCTCCTTCACATAGTACTGTTTTATATCTTACTGATTCCTCAATCTGACATTAAGTAAACTCTTAATTGTTTACAAAATATTGTCTATGGGGATTTCTTCCTATAACCAATCATCTTTTAATCCAAATGAATTTACAGGATGCAGACTCATTGTGTTACCACATGTATGCAAACTGTAATTATACAGGTAAAAAATGGCACAAAAAGGAAAGCATACAATGTAGTATCATGGAAAATATACatcattttgaaattattccTTTTTGGTGTTATTCATACCACTAAACCTTCTATTGATTGAGTTCAGTTGAGAATACAAGACCCTAAAGTTagaagaccttttttttttttttttttgaggcagagcctcactgtgtcgcccaggctggagtgcagtggcatgatctcggctcattgtaacctccatttcctaggttcaagcaattctcctgcctcagcctcctgagtagctgggattacaggtgtgtaccaccacacccagctactttttgtatttttagtagacactggattttaccatgttggccaggctggtctcgaactcctgaccttaagttatccacccgcctcagcctcccaaagtgctaggattacatgcatgagccatttTGCTTGGCCAAGAAgactttatcatttaaaatttattataaaaactcTATGGACAAATCCAATGACTGAGTAGTTTAATTGTTCTTTAATTCCTTCCTTCATTATCTCATTCAACTAACCCTGACTAGCAATTATGGTGCTTGGTGTAGAAGATTCAAGAATTGTCTTTGTCTTTACAGGTTAGAGTCTAATGGGGAAGGAAGGCTAATTTAGATCCTTACGAATGTTTTTGAATTCTGAGGAcgaaaatgaagatttaaaacCACTAAAGAGTGGTCATTGGCTGATTAAGATGTGAAATAGCATAATTTTTCCTGAAACTGTGATTTTACAACTATAACTGCTCacaaatggtttttgttttgtagatgaTTGCCTTGCTCAGTGTGGCAAAGATTGCAAATCTTACTGCTGTGATGGAACCACACCCTACTGTTGCTCCTACTACGCTTATATTGGGAATATCCTCTCGTGAGTATCAGTCAAATTTGGCAATACTGATGCTCTTCCTCTTGTCCAGTTGTCCAGTTATGTCTTTTAAAAGTACTAAGTGATAGTTGTGGGCAAGAGATTTCAAGACTGGTTACTGACCTGAAATCTTTACTGGAGATATTAACACATCACTATCTAATGGACTATGTTGTTtgacaaaatatgcaaaataatatacaaaataaattgcCTTCACTATAAAGGAACTAAAAAGAgttattcttttattgttttattttgtgtactCTAATAATGTTTTACATAGGCAtcattttattgataattttgtAACATCGTCAGTGATAtggttttgtctgttttatgcaagttaaaatttgttatttaattatAGCCAGTTTATTTTGTCATCATGTATGAATTTAATATACCCAGTAGATGTCAGGAAAAAGAGAGGTTATGAATAAAAAACAGATGAGACATGAAATGTCAGTTCTCACATAATACATATACAGCAACTTCAGGAAACAGGTTTAGAGCCTAGGACAAGCTAGGCACGGGTAATGCAAAGTGATAAACAACAAGgcacaaaaacacaaatgaaatatatacatgtagACTCTGTGAAGCATTTCCTTGTAAcaaattagaaatttattttagagcCGCTTCTGGACAAAGGGAAATACAGAATCTGGACCTGCCTCCAGGGCTGTATGGCAGGAAAAGTCTGTACTTGTCAGTTCCTCAAGAGAGGAATCCACAACTGAGAAATAAAAGGTTGAGAATTAGGAACATAAGAATTTCTTGAGTCAAAATCCCCATGGCTTTCAGTTAGCAGCAGTGGTTGTGCCTCTGTCTTCCGTTCTTGTTTTTCAAGTCAGGATCATGGTGATTTGGGAAATGTTCTGTTTAACTCATGCCCTACAAAGGCTCAAGTGGAAACGGGAAACATTAGGCGCTAAGTCATATGTGCCAGGCTATTTTAGGGACGTGTCCATTGAGACGGCTTGTTACACATCCTCCATTTCCCGAGAATAGAAAACCTGGCACCACATAAACTTTCTAGAATCAGTGTTGAGGCTGATATTAGAGATAATGACTctgagaatacaaaaaaaaaaaaaaatcatacttcgGGATACTCTTGAACACTataataaatgtgaaagaaatgTCAAGCTATAATAAAAAACCATGTGTGGAATTTAAGCCTTCTTTGAAATGCAAATAAGctccaaataaaatgtttgaatttttcttCATGGGTGGTTTGGTAGAAAAGAGATTAAGCCCACTTTTTACATTAGAAAACTGTCAGTATGATTTTTTACAGTAACTTATCAgctcaaatataaatatataatgatgtTCCCGGTGGCATATTACTTCACAGTATTTAAagtaacttaaaatatattattaatatatttaatttttttttttctcaaacgGTCTCCACATGCTAGATGCTGCTGTCCCAGGTAGAGGTGTGAGTATAGATTTGGAAAATGTGAAGTCAAAGTGATTCTGTGATTCTTTGGTCATCTGGCTCCTGGCCTATTTCTTGATTCACTAACTATATCATGGGGTGTGTTGTGCACTCTTTCTCATTCCATAGCTACCTCCACCCAGGTAAATACATAACTCATAACTACTTATgaatcagaatatttttaaatatttgaatgtatAGATGTACTTGATATGATTTACATTTGCAATGAAGTTCACGTTTTTATGGTACACGTTCTAAATCTTTAATTTCACCGCTGGTTACAGTGAAGAATTAGTTGAGTTGATACATGTATCTAGGTTATTAGGACCAGGTACTTGTTatgtttggggggaaaaaatcgTGTTTCAGAAGGGAAAATAAACACAGATGGCATTATATTTCAGGCAGTTATAACTGAACATTCTGTTCAAAATAGAAACCAGTGAGTAAATATCATGCGAAACAATTCTTAGCAAAAAGAAAGGTGGCAGTGGTGGGGGGAGACTTTAAAGCATTTTCCTACTTGATAAAAGGGAATACATTTTCAGGATTTCCAGCTattgtttaacatttgaaaagagTTCTTAACTCCAcccaaagtgcttttttttttttttttaattggtggtTGGGGATGCAGgagataggaaaaaaattaattccaagaATGCTTACAAGGGTTCCTTCATATACTTGtcaaatatttctgttttgaaaCTCACAAATGATGTTTCCTCTTTTTGAAGCATCCAGGCACATTCTTAGTGAAATCATTTTAATAGTCATAACAGAAAGTTAAACCCTCGTGGTTATTAGAAAAGTAATAAGCAAGAAAGCAGTAGCACAATGAAATGTTAGGTAACTTCAATGAAGATTTTTAtaatttggtttatatttttgtttgtttttaaaataaaaatgcttgctCAGTTTAAAATGAGCTAAAAAGAGAGCAAAACATAATGTGGGCATTTTAGAGTGTTTGTAAATTGGTTGGGTTAGGGCCTCTTGACTTCCCTTGCTGAGGTCTTCCCCTAGTCACCCACTGAAATAATCAATGTTGCTTTTCAGCCTTTAATTCTGCTAACTTCAATTGCCCTTGCTCTTTTGCAAACTAACCATTAAGATTTGTTTATAAAACAGTCACAGGAGCTAATTTAGTTGAAAAGTCTTATTTTACTCAATTTgctctcctttttattttatttatttacttatttgagacagagtctcattctgttgcccagactggagtactgtggcacaatctcagctcactgcagcctctgcctcctgagttcaagcaattctcaggtctcaacctcccaagtagctgggattacaggcaggcgccaccatgcctggctactttttgtatttaccatgttgtccaggctggtgttggactcctggcctcaagagatctgcccaactcggcttctcaaagtgctgacaggtaagagccactgtgccccgccctctcattttttttttttttttaagattctttctATTCTAAATATGAGTTAATTTTGGCAGATAAATTCAGgtgccctttttctttcttatttctgttagGAATTTTACGATTTACTTCTGTCttatgaaaaactttaaaaattgaacttAAAAGATAGCCTATCTACTTCTGGTCATTATAGTCACAGATACTGACTTCAGTGTAGGAGAGTCCGTATTATTCagaatttaagaataatttttacagTATTCAGCATGTTTAGTTGAATCGATTATTTATAAATGCACATTGAGTGCCTGTTACCATGGCAGTGCGGGCCTAGGTCCTGGGAtccaaagatgaaaaaatgatGGACTCTGACTTCCAAGACCTCAAAATCTGATAAGAAAAGAGAGCACAGACAAATAATTCTAATTCAAAGAGCTAGTCTATGAAGTATTATTGGAGGACCGGAAAGCTaagtctatgtgtgtgtgtttgtgtgtgtgtgtttaggagaTGATTAGGGAACACATCATCAACATAGAATCTGATCAGAGTTTTGAAGGAAAAGTAGATATTTACATAAATAGTGAAGAAAGGGACATGCTTTCTTGCATACAAAGTCAAagatacaagaaagaaaatgatccaATTGAGAAAGTCCCTACTGTTCAGTGTGGCTAGAGGGGGAAGGGTAAACTTTGAATATAATGTAGGAATAAGTGGGTCAGGCAAAAGATCCTTTAATAAAGTGCTTTTATTGGTCATGCCTagcaaaactaaaatgaaataatatagtaCTTTTCTGGAAATCAGGTATCTGGTTTTATGTAGAACAGACACGTTCTTAGACATCATTAAGACGATAGACAAAGATGAGAAGGCTCCAAATGaagcttctttttatttattccataCATGAAATATTTGGAATGCACACTTTGAGATGTTACACCATTTGAAACCATTTATGACAAACTATGTGACCTTATAATTATTTCTCCATTTAAGAGATTTTTGACCATGAGGGCAACTACCTGAAGAGAGAAGTGTCGgaatctttaaaaatgagaattggGCCAATTTGAGAAATAAACAATTTCCCACCAGATTGATTCTCAAACATTTCATTCAGCAACTCTGCTTCATGGAAGACAGATTATTCTGTGATGAATATGGAAAAGGTTGTTTAACTTTTTGCTGCtaatgaaatttaattgccattccCCAGAAAGTAGATCCAGCGTAAAAATGTGGTTTATAGAGTCCTCTTTAGAGTTGGTAGAATTCAAGGGAATAGAGGGTGTAATTGAGTGGCTAATTACTGTTATCCAGTGGAACAAGATAAACACAGAACTGAAGTAAAGTTGAGGAAAATGAAGGTATTCTGTTTTGTAAGAGAATAATTGTACAATATCGAATATGAACAAAATATTGACTAGTTTGGACATAGTGAGCTAGATGACAATATATCGCATTTAATTTCCTAACTCAAAAATAGATTTTGCTTTTCCACTTTGCCATTGTAAAATACTGATCCGTCTGTGGATTCTTCAGAGCCCATCTGGCCAACATAAAAtccccacaggaaaaaaaaaaaaaccaagagggAGAACTAATAATGGAGATCCTAGTgagattaaatttcttttcttctcaatgAAATGTGAAAGATGTATTACCCGCAGTTCGGCAAAGAGAGCTAATAAATATTACAACTGTGATTTGAGAGCCATGCTATGCATGAAAGCAAAACTGACTTAAAAGATAAAGGTTTCATATTTTCAAATGGCATTTGAGGTCCTATGATCATTAAGTATCTTAGTGTTCTGGAATAAACAGGTAAGGCTATTCAAACACTGACAAACATAATGCATTTAAAAAGGCCTTTGgcattggtaaaaaaaaaaaatcatttaaattaattaagttAGAATAATCTTAGTAACTAGATATGAAAAGACCTCTAGAAAGTACATACTGAACAAATCAAAGTTTCTGGGagccttatttttgttttaataatgacACAAAGATAAGTAACTAATatgatgttaaaataaatatgaacttGATTTAGAATGTAGAAACAACTTAGGTTTGCTGTAAGAAGGAAGTCAATGACGTTCAAATGTATATTTGCATTCTATGAGttattatattaaaagaaaatatacatgtgtAGATAACTAAAACTTCTCTCAGTCCAATTTCTATGCTGTTATTATTGTCTTTGTAAATTAAGCCTAATTGTCAGAAACAGAATTGGTtttgaggaaggaaaaataaagtttctagAACATGTTTTCCACAATTTATCTTACAGCTATGTACAGTTTTTCATGATCTACATCAGGTGCTGGAGGATATAGCCATGAATCAAACATGAGGTTCCTGCCCTTGAGTTGCTTAGAAGCTACTGAGAAGCATAGACACATCAGCAGATGAACTTGCTGCGGGAAGCACAAAATACAGTGGGATCAGAGACAAGGAGCTTTGATTCCAACTTTAGAGTGCTGGAAAGGTCTCTTAAAGAAGAGTAATTCTAAGatcagttttaaaaggaaaagcaattAAAATCATCACTCAGAGTTAAAATGCTTAGCAAGCTAGGGatatagaagaaaaatgtttaacctagtaaatatgtattttaaaaaccaccACCCTAAATCAGGCACCATAATCAATGGTATGTTGTTTTAACCCTTACCTTTAAAGGCAAAAATATGACAAACTAGTGCCTTCTACCACTTCTAGTcagcattgtactggaagtcctggccagcgCAATCAGcgagacacatttttaaaaaggtaataaaaattggaaaggaagaaagtaaattGCTCTCATTTACAAATGAGATGATTGTCAGTATTCCTCAGACTATAAAACATGGAATTCACCAAAATTGCAGGATATAAGATCAGTGTACAAAAGTGGTTTATTCCTAGATACCATCAAcaatcaataagaaaatgtaatagaTATGTgcataaataaatctgaaatacaatatttaaaacaataatgtatCCAGTAAGAAATCCAGTAATAATATATGCATTTAGTGAGTATTATAACCATGTAAAAATTACAAGGGATAAAGGGAGACCAAATGAAATTAAGAGACATATCAAATTGTGGATGCAAGTATTGTAAAGATGTCAATATTTGAATATGGCAGTTCTTCCTGAACTATCTgtaaattcagtgcaattccaatcaaaatccacaagaacattTTTTGTTGAATTTGAAAGAATGGGCCTAAAATTTATGTGGGACAGTAAAGGTCgtggagagagaagagagctATGAAAAAGACCAAGGTCAGAAGATAATGCCTTACAGACATCAAGATTTATTACAAAGTTATGAAAAACAAATTGTGTGATATTGGTTCACAGATAAACCAAAAGAATGTGGAGCTTAGAAATTGACTGATGTGTATATGGAAACTTGATAGATAACAGAAATGACATTACCAACTAGTGGAGGTGGATAGATTATGTAACAAATGTTGCTAAAACAACTAGCTATCCATATGCATAAATGTTAAATGAGATCAATTCATCACTCCACAATCAAAAATCCACTCTTATCAgactaaatacataaaaacaaaaagcaaacaattactttttttttaatgggaggaGAATGGCATTTATGGTATCAGGATAGAAAAgatgtctaaaataaaagattaaaaaacacaaaagatcacTAAAAAACActcaactgtacacttaaaatggtgaGTTTTATGGGGCGTGAATTatatcttgatttaaaaaaattttaatacagaGAGCAACAGAATTCCTAGATAAAAATGTAAGGCAAACCCTCACTTGGAGAAGATGTTTGCAATTCGTATGATTCACAAAAGGTTAGTATCCAGAATACCTCAATAAGATAACAGGCAACGTGTGTGTGCACAAAAAAAGTCATAGAGCAGAAAACTGGATGGCCCAGAAACAAGTGAAAGATACTCCACCTGGCTAACTAAAGCAGGAAAAACCAACTTAAGACAttgaaataccatttcacactcATCAGGCTCGCAATACTCTGTAAGTCTGATAGTGCCAAGCAGTGCTGGCAAAGATAAAAGGGCTCTCACGTTGTTGATGGGAGAACATGAACTGCTCCATGTAGAGAGCAATCAGACCCCATGTAGTAAAGCTGAAGATAGATATACTTTAGGATTTAGCAGTAACACCTCTTCAAGATATATTCCCTAGGAAATTTCCAAATCTGCGCAAGGAGGCATTTATACTGTTGGTtgatgtattatttaaaaaataacattagaaGCAACCCGCACCTGCATCAGAAGACAGTGGATAGAGTATATTCATGCAAACGATACAGCAATTAAAATAACTCAATTCATATTAACATACCATTAGAGTAAATCTCAAAATTAATAATGCTAGGTGAAGAGCTAACTGAAGAGCAACGTGTGCAACATGATGCTATTTGCATAAAGTTAAACACATAAAATCATTCTGtgtattatttatgaaaacaagCACATGTCGTGAATGTGTAAATGTGTGAGGGAGAGAAGAGTACCCATGAATTTCCCCAGGACTGAGAAGTTTCCAGGGATTCAAGACTTTCAGTACAGCAATCTGGATGGTCTGTGGCAAACTGAGACACATTGGTCACCCTAGGGAGGAGTGTTGGGAAGTGGCTTTCAACTCTGATATCATTGCTTAATCATGGTGGAGTGCATCTGCAATcacagctacacaggaggctaaggtgggaggattgcctgtgcccaggaatttgagaccagcctggacaacatagcaagaccctgtccctaaaaattgttttaaattaaatatctcAAGAAAGTATAATTATTAACATGGGTAGTGGCATATGGGTGTTTTATATTATCTATGATTCTTAtatgtttgaaaattcttttttttttttttttttttgagacggagtctcgctctgccgcccgggctggagtgcagtggtgcgatctcagctcactgcaagctccgcctcccgagttcccgccattctcctgcctcagcctcctgtgtagctgggactacaggcgcccgtcacctcgcccggctatttttttgtatttttttttagtagagacgggatttcaccgtgttagtcaggatggtctcgatctcctgacctcgtgatccccccgtcttggcctcccgaaatgctgggattacaggcttgagcctccgcgcccagccctgaaaattcttttttttttttttttttgagacggagtctcgctctgtcgcccagactggagtgcagtggcgcgatctcggctcactgcaagctccgcctcccgcgttcacgccattctcctgcctcagcctccggagtagctgggagaaaattcttataattaaaaaaaagataatgtaaaaGTTTGATCATAGTTGTAATGGAGTTGCCTAGACACCTTTTTAACATGCCGATTCGGATTTGGTAGGTCTGGATGCGGCCTGAAATTCTGCACTTGTAACCAACTCCCAGGCATT
It includes:
- the CYYR1 gene encoding cysteine and tyrosine-rich protein 1 isoform X7 — protein: MIALLSVAKIANLTAVMEPHPTVAPTTLILGISSQSHSVAQTGVLWHNLSSLQPLPPEFKQFSGLNLPSSWDYRQAPPCLATFCIYHVVQAGVGLLASRDLPNSASQSADRGTAIAGIVFGIVFIMGVIAGIAICICMCMKNHRATRVGILRTTHVNTVSSYPAAPPPYGYNHEMEYCADLPPPYSATPQGSAQRSPPPPYPGNPRK